In Nostoc sphaeroides, the genomic window CTGTAAACCCAAGCCGCCAAAGGTTAACAAAATAGTTTTTTCGATTGGTGCAGTTATTCCCCAAAGAGAACGTAAATCATCAGCAGAGTGACGGGGGGAACCGCCTGTTAAACCGACATCTGTGATATTGTTAAAAACTGGCATTGGTTCGTGGAAGGGGAGACGAAACAAGCGATCGCACTTTGAATACCAAGCACTAATCCAATCTGCAACTGCGGTAAATTCGCCTCCCCAATCCCGGTAGATCAAGTCCCAACCGAAGTTACTCATCATCCAGCAGGGAATATTTGCACCTTTGGCAAACCCAGGAGCGAGGAAGGGAATATCTGCCAAAATGAGATTAACGCGATTTTGGCGGATAAAATTCACTTCTGAGGCAATGAGCGAATTTTGATGCTTTTTAATATCTAGCAACTTTTCTAAAGTCGCTACTTTATCCATTGTCAAACTATCGGTTTGCACCACACCCAAATCAAATGCACGGGGACGATAGATAAAATCGCCTTCTATGTAGCACTCTAGCAACCAGCGCGGGGCAGTAGTTACGAAAATTAGCAGAACTTCTGGACATAATTTTTGAATTGTCGCAGCTACAGAAGCAATGCGGGTAGCATGACCAAAGCCGTGGTTTGTTATGGCTAAGTATAAGATTGGGCGTTCCATTTTCAA contains:
- a CDS encoding glycosyl transferase gives rise to the protein MERPILYLAITNHGFGHATRIASVAATIQKLCPEVLLIFVTTAPRWLLECYIEGDFIYRPRAFDLGVVQTDSLTMDKVATLEKLLDIKKHQNSLIASEVNFIRQNRVNLILADIPFLAPGFAKGANIPCWMMSNFGWDLIYRDWGGEFTAVADWISAWYSKCDRLFRLPFHEPMPVFNNITDVGLTGGSPRHSADDLRSLWGITAPIEKTILLTFGGLGLQQIPYDNLRRFPDWQFIVFDQSAPDLPNLVKISDRKYRPVDFMPICGRVVSKPGYSTFAESTLLGVPIITIPREDFAEATFLIEGITNYNQHQIITPSEFFQGTWDFLHKLPQLPTQSEPIAKDGNEAIAHAVINYFELNKVIQNNIH